A window of Hevea brasiliensis isolate MT/VB/25A 57/8 chromosome 14, ASM3005281v1, whole genome shotgun sequence contains these coding sequences:
- the LOC110645837 gene encoding WEB family protein At2g40480 isoform X2, which translates to MADYPDSVAEQVPGTPGIREVRSDMGPESFGICAQQNGGNQGTRKVGLRAEIDTSPPFGSVKEAVTRFGGSGSWIPYYKGFEEMDIKKVEEQAAELEKDLIVKELETLDVLEELGTTKRIVEDLKLQLQKAALRCMTIPDEQMSSPAIKEMNKENCSFHVNNREQRMGNLSPCPSSSPDLILMELKQAKLNLGKTINDLGVIQTSVESLNKKMKKEKTFLEKTRERLTSKFAGVLSLEEELKQARVKPCIADSAVTDYKAEQLKKMAEAEKSEVSKAILANEQTKTNLKTAELRLLAAKKMEEAARAAEAVALAEIKALSSNQNSSGFVLPEPEKVASFEARTPLTPKAQKGLAKKVEVAKLQKREANMTKMSILTKLRDATEEVKQSKHALEEALNKVEMANRKQFAAEEAIRKWMPENDQEGQAAYYATRLNSFHLLQPDNHQDSPLNEMRNSNLANDDPKPVLRSTVSMRDVLSRKQVMPEEYAMARPTEGREERQKVALSQMLHELREDLTFHPRAEKDGSDQKQLFAQRRKFGFIHISLPMTKPSKKKTQDFNNAMH; encoded by the exons ATGGCGGATTATCCGGATTCTGTCGCTGAACAGGTACCTGGCACTCCCGGAATCCGGGAAGTGAGGTCCGATATGGGGCCGGAGAGTTTCGGGATTTGCGCCCAACAGAATGGCGGGAACCAAGGGACGAGGAAGGTGGGCTTGCGAGCAGAGATTGATACGTCGCCGCCGTTCGGGTCAGTCAAGGAGGCTGTGACTCGGTTTGGAGGAAGTGGGTCTTGGATTCCCTATTACAAG GGCTTTGAGGAGATGGACATAAAGAAAGTTGAGGAACAGGCAGCAGAATTGGAGAAGGATCTTATTGTGAAAGAATTGGAAACGCTTGATGTTCTTGAAGAACTTGGAACTACAAAAAGAATCGTCGAAGATTTAAAGCTGCAGCTACAGAAAGCAGCACTGAGATGTATGACAATCCCGGATGAGCAGATGTCAAGTCCTGCTATCAAAGAAATGAACAAGGAAAATTGTAGCTTTCATGTCAACAACCGAGAGCAGAGGATGGGAAATTTGAGCCCTTGCCCTTCATCGTCCCCTGACTTGATCTTAATGGAATTGAAGCAAGCAAAACTTAACCTTGGTAAAACTATTAATGATCTTGGAGTCATTCAAACTTCTGTTGAGTCTTTGAATAAGAAAATGAAGAAAGAGAAAACCTTTCTTGAGAAAACCCGAGAGAGGCTAACGTCAAAATTTGCAGGGGTGTTGTCTTTGGAGGAGGAGCTAAAACAGGCAAGAGTGAAACCATGTATTGCAGACAGTGCAGTAACTGATTACAAGGCAGAGCAGTTGAAGAAAATGGCCGAAGCTGAGAAGTCAGAAGTTTCAAAAGCAATTTTAGCGAATGAACAAACCAAGACAAATTTAAAGACTGCTGAATTGAGGTTGCTTGCAGCCAAAAAAATGGAGGAAGCGGCAAGGGCAGCAGAAGCCGTTGCCCTAGCCGAAATCAAGGCTCTATCAAGCAATCAGAACTCATCGGGATTTGTATTGCCAGAGCCTGAGAAAGTAGCCTCATTTGAAGCACGAACTCCATTGACCCCTAAAGCTCAAAAAGGGCTTGCCAAGAAAGTGGAGGTTGCAAAGCTCCAAAAGCGTGAAGCTAACATGACTAAAATGTCTATTCTAACGAAATTGAGGGATGCAACAGAAGAAGTAAAACAAAGTAAACATGCCTTAGAAGAAGCTTTGAACAAAGTTGAAATGGCAAATAGAAAGCAATTTGCTGCGGAAGAGGCTATTCGCAAATGGATGCCAGAGAATGATCAGGAGGGACAGGCAGCATATTATGCAACTAGGCTTAATAGTTTCCATTTGCTTCAACCTGATAACCATCAAGATTCTCCACTAAATGAAATGAGGAATTCCAATCTAGCTAATGATGATCCAAAGCCTGTTTTAAGATCAACAGTTTCAATGCGGGATGTACTCAGCAGGAAGCAAGTTATGCCTGAAGAATATGCAATGGCAAGGCCGACAGAAGGCCGTGAAGAACGACAGAAGGTCGCTTTGAGTCAAATGCTTCATGAACTGAGAGAGGATCTAACATTTCATCCCAGAGCTGAGAAAGATGGAAGTGATCAAAAGCAGTTGTTTGCACAAAGGAGAAAGTTCGGGTTCATTCACATATCATTGCCTATGACAAAACCAAGTAAGAAAAAGACTCAAGATTTCAACAATGCGATGCATTAG
- the LOC110645837 gene encoding WEB family protein At2g40480 isoform X1 produces MADYPDSVAEQVPGTPGIREVRSDMGPESFGICAQQNGGNQGTRKVGLRAEIDTSPPFGSVKEAVTRFGGSGSWIPYYKQGFEEMDIKKVEEQAAELEKDLIVKELETLDVLEELGTTKRIVEDLKLQLQKAALRCMTIPDEQMSSPAIKEMNKENCSFHVNNREQRMGNLSPCPSSSPDLILMELKQAKLNLGKTINDLGVIQTSVESLNKKMKKEKTFLEKTRERLTSKFAGVLSLEEELKQARVKPCIADSAVTDYKAEQLKKMAEAEKSEVSKAILANEQTKTNLKTAELRLLAAKKMEEAARAAEAVALAEIKALSSNQNSSGFVLPEPEKVASFEARTPLTPKAQKGLAKKVEVAKLQKREANMTKMSILTKLRDATEEVKQSKHALEEALNKVEMANRKQFAAEEAIRKWMPENDQEGQAAYYATRLNSFHLLQPDNHQDSPLNEMRNSNLANDDPKPVLRSTVSMRDVLSRKQVMPEEYAMARPTEGREERQKVALSQMLHELREDLTFHPRAEKDGSDQKQLFAQRRKFGFIHISLPMTKPSKKKTQDFNNAMH; encoded by the exons ATGGCGGATTATCCGGATTCTGTCGCTGAACAGGTACCTGGCACTCCCGGAATCCGGGAAGTGAGGTCCGATATGGGGCCGGAGAGTTTCGGGATTTGCGCCCAACAGAATGGCGGGAACCAAGGGACGAGGAAGGTGGGCTTGCGAGCAGAGATTGATACGTCGCCGCCGTTCGGGTCAGTCAAGGAGGCTGTGACTCGGTTTGGAGGAAGTGGGTCTTGGATTCCCTATTACAAG CAGGGCTTTGAGGAGATGGACATAAAGAAAGTTGAGGAACAGGCAGCAGAATTGGAGAAGGATCTTATTGTGAAAGAATTGGAAACGCTTGATGTTCTTGAAGAACTTGGAACTACAAAAAGAATCGTCGAAGATTTAAAGCTGCAGCTACAGAAAGCAGCACTGAGATGTATGACAATCCCGGATGAGCAGATGTCAAGTCCTGCTATCAAAGAAATGAACAAGGAAAATTGTAGCTTTCATGTCAACAACCGAGAGCAGAGGATGGGAAATTTGAGCCCTTGCCCTTCATCGTCCCCTGACTTGATCTTAATGGAATTGAAGCAAGCAAAACTTAACCTTGGTAAAACTATTAATGATCTTGGAGTCATTCAAACTTCTGTTGAGTCTTTGAATAAGAAAATGAAGAAAGAGAAAACCTTTCTTGAGAAAACCCGAGAGAGGCTAACGTCAAAATTTGCAGGGGTGTTGTCTTTGGAGGAGGAGCTAAAACAGGCAAGAGTGAAACCATGTATTGCAGACAGTGCAGTAACTGATTACAAGGCAGAGCAGTTGAAGAAAATGGCCGAAGCTGAGAAGTCAGAAGTTTCAAAAGCAATTTTAGCGAATGAACAAACCAAGACAAATTTAAAGACTGCTGAATTGAGGTTGCTTGCAGCCAAAAAAATGGAGGAAGCGGCAAGGGCAGCAGAAGCCGTTGCCCTAGCCGAAATCAAGGCTCTATCAAGCAATCAGAACTCATCGGGATTTGTATTGCCAGAGCCTGAGAAAGTAGCCTCATTTGAAGCACGAACTCCATTGACCCCTAAAGCTCAAAAAGGGCTTGCCAAGAAAGTGGAGGTTGCAAAGCTCCAAAAGCGTGAAGCTAACATGACTAAAATGTCTATTCTAACGAAATTGAGGGATGCAACAGAAGAAGTAAAACAAAGTAAACATGCCTTAGAAGAAGCTTTGAACAAAGTTGAAATGGCAAATAGAAAGCAATTTGCTGCGGAAGAGGCTATTCGCAAATGGATGCCAGAGAATGATCAGGAGGGACAGGCAGCATATTATGCAACTAGGCTTAATAGTTTCCATTTGCTTCAACCTGATAACCATCAAGATTCTCCACTAAATGAAATGAGGAATTCCAATCTAGCTAATGATGATCCAAAGCCTGTTTTAAGATCAACAGTTTCAATGCGGGATGTACTCAGCAGGAAGCAAGTTATGCCTGAAGAATATGCAATGGCAAGGCCGACAGAAGGCCGTGAAGAACGACAGAAGGTCGCTTTGAGTCAAATGCTTCATGAACTGAGAGAGGATCTAACATTTCATCCCAGAGCTGAGAAAGATGGAAGTGATCAAAAGCAGTTGTTTGCACAAAGGAGAAAGTTCGGGTTCATTCACATATCATTGCCTATGACAAAACCAAGTAAGAAAAAGACTCAAGATTTCAACAATGCGATGCATTAG
- the LOC110645837 gene encoding WEB family protein At2g40480 isoform X3: protein MADYPDSVAEQVPGTPGIREVRSDMGPESFGICAQQNGGNQGTRKVGLRAEIDTSPPFGSVKEAVTRFGGSGSWIPYYKQGFEEMDIKKVEEQAAELEKDLIVKELETLDVLEELGTTKRIVEDLKLQLQKAALRCMTIPDEQMSSPAIKEMNKENCSFHVNNREQRMGNLSPCPSSSPDLILMELKQAKLNLGVLSLEEELKQARVKPCIADSAVTDYKAEQLKKMAEAEKSEVSKAILANEQTKTNLKTAELRLLAAKKMEEAARAAEAVALAEIKALSSNQNSSGFVLPEPEKVASFEARTPLTPKAQKGLAKKVEVAKLQKREANMTKMSILTKLRDATEEVKQSKHALEEALNKVEMANRKQFAAEEAIRKWMPENDQEGQAAYYATRLNSFHLLQPDNHQDSPLNEMRNSNLANDDPKPVLRSTVSMRDVLSRKQVMPEEYAMARPTEGREERQKVALSQMLHELREDLTFHPRAEKDGSDQKQLFAQRRKFGFIHISLPMTKPSKKKTQDFNNAMH, encoded by the exons ATGGCGGATTATCCGGATTCTGTCGCTGAACAGGTACCTGGCACTCCCGGAATCCGGGAAGTGAGGTCCGATATGGGGCCGGAGAGTTTCGGGATTTGCGCCCAACAGAATGGCGGGAACCAAGGGACGAGGAAGGTGGGCTTGCGAGCAGAGATTGATACGTCGCCGCCGTTCGGGTCAGTCAAGGAGGCTGTGACTCGGTTTGGAGGAAGTGGGTCTTGGATTCCCTATTACAAG CAGGGCTTTGAGGAGATGGACATAAAGAAAGTTGAGGAACAGGCAGCAGAATTGGAGAAGGATCTTATTGTGAAAGAATTGGAAACGCTTGATGTTCTTGAAGAACTTGGAACTACAAAAAGAATCGTCGAAGATTTAAAGCTGCAGCTACAGAAAGCAGCACTGAGATGTATGACAATCCCGGATGAGCAGATGTCAAGTCCTGCTATCAAAGAAATGAACAAGGAAAATTGTAGCTTTCATGTCAACAACCGAGAGCAGAGGATGGGAAATTTGAGCCCTTGCCCTTCATCGTCCCCTGACTTGATCTTAATGGAATTGAAGCAAGCAAAACTTAACCTTG GGGTGTTGTCTTTGGAGGAGGAGCTAAAACAGGCAAGAGTGAAACCATGTATTGCAGACAGTGCAGTAACTGATTACAAGGCAGAGCAGTTGAAGAAAATGGCCGAAGCTGAGAAGTCAGAAGTTTCAAAAGCAATTTTAGCGAATGAACAAACCAAGACAAATTTAAAGACTGCTGAATTGAGGTTGCTTGCAGCCAAAAAAATGGAGGAAGCGGCAAGGGCAGCAGAAGCCGTTGCCCTAGCCGAAATCAAGGCTCTATCAAGCAATCAGAACTCATCGGGATTTGTATTGCCAGAGCCTGAGAAAGTAGCCTCATTTGAAGCACGAACTCCATTGACCCCTAAAGCTCAAAAAGGGCTTGCCAAGAAAGTGGAGGTTGCAAAGCTCCAAAAGCGTGAAGCTAACATGACTAAAATGTCTATTCTAACGAAATTGAGGGATGCAACAGAAGAAGTAAAACAAAGTAAACATGCCTTAGAAGAAGCTTTGAACAAAGTTGAAATGGCAAATAGAAAGCAATTTGCTGCGGAAGAGGCTATTCGCAAATGGATGCCAGAGAATGATCAGGAGGGACAGGCAGCATATTATGCAACTAGGCTTAATAGTTTCCATTTGCTTCAACCTGATAACCATCAAGATTCTCCACTAAATGAAATGAGGAATTCCAATCTAGCTAATGATGATCCAAAGCCTGTTTTAAGATCAACAGTTTCAATGCGGGATGTACTCAGCAGGAAGCAAGTTATGCCTGAAGAATATGCAATGGCAAGGCCGACAGAAGGCCGTGAAGAACGACAGAAGGTCGCTTTGAGTCAAATGCTTCATGAACTGAGAGAGGATCTAACATTTCATCCCAGAGCTGAGAAAGATGGAAGTGATCAAAAGCAGTTGTTTGCACAAAGGAGAAAGTTCGGGTTCATTCACATATCATTGCCTATGACAAAACCAAGTAAGAAAAAGACTCAAGATTTCAACAATGCGATGCATTAG
- the LOC110645837 gene encoding WEB family protein At2g40480 isoform X4, with the protein MLILGFEEMDIKKVEEQAAELEKDLIVKELETLDVLEELGTTKRIVEDLKLQLQKAALRCMTIPDEQMSSPAIKEMNKENCSFHVNNREQRMGNLSPCPSSSPDLILMELKQAKLNLGKTINDLGVIQTSVESLNKKMKKEKTFLEKTRERLTSKFAGVLSLEEELKQARVKPCIADSAVTDYKAEQLKKMAEAEKSEVSKAILANEQTKTNLKTAELRLLAAKKMEEAARAAEAVALAEIKALSSNQNSSGFVLPEPEKVASFEARTPLTPKAQKGLAKKVEVAKLQKREANMTKMSILTKLRDATEEVKQSKHALEEALNKVEMANRKQFAAEEAIRKWMPENDQEGQAAYYATRLNSFHLLQPDNHQDSPLNEMRNSNLANDDPKPVLRSTVSMRDVLSRKQVMPEEYAMARPTEGREERQKVALSQMLHELREDLTFHPRAEKDGSDQKQLFAQRRKFGFIHISLPMTKPSKKKTQDFNNAMH; encoded by the exons ATGTTGATTCTG GGCTTTGAGGAGATGGACATAAAGAAAGTTGAGGAACAGGCAGCAGAATTGGAGAAGGATCTTATTGTGAAAGAATTGGAAACGCTTGATGTTCTTGAAGAACTTGGAACTACAAAAAGAATCGTCGAAGATTTAAAGCTGCAGCTACAGAAAGCAGCACTGAGATGTATGACAATCCCGGATGAGCAGATGTCAAGTCCTGCTATCAAAGAAATGAACAAGGAAAATTGTAGCTTTCATGTCAACAACCGAGAGCAGAGGATGGGAAATTTGAGCCCTTGCCCTTCATCGTCCCCTGACTTGATCTTAATGGAATTGAAGCAAGCAAAACTTAACCTTGGTAAAACTATTAATGATCTTGGAGTCATTCAAACTTCTGTTGAGTCTTTGAATAAGAAAATGAAGAAAGAGAAAACCTTTCTTGAGAAAACCCGAGAGAGGCTAACGTCAAAATTTGCAGGGGTGTTGTCTTTGGAGGAGGAGCTAAAACAGGCAAGAGTGAAACCATGTATTGCAGACAGTGCAGTAACTGATTACAAGGCAGAGCAGTTGAAGAAAATGGCCGAAGCTGAGAAGTCAGAAGTTTCAAAAGCAATTTTAGCGAATGAACAAACCAAGACAAATTTAAAGACTGCTGAATTGAGGTTGCTTGCAGCCAAAAAAATGGAGGAAGCGGCAAGGGCAGCAGAAGCCGTTGCCCTAGCCGAAATCAAGGCTCTATCAAGCAATCAGAACTCATCGGGATTTGTATTGCCAGAGCCTGAGAAAGTAGCCTCATTTGAAGCACGAACTCCATTGACCCCTAAAGCTCAAAAAGGGCTTGCCAAGAAAGTGGAGGTTGCAAAGCTCCAAAAGCGTGAAGCTAACATGACTAAAATGTCTATTCTAACGAAATTGAGGGATGCAACAGAAGAAGTAAAACAAAGTAAACATGCCTTAGAAGAAGCTTTGAACAAAGTTGAAATGGCAAATAGAAAGCAATTTGCTGCGGAAGAGGCTATTCGCAAATGGATGCCAGAGAATGATCAGGAGGGACAGGCAGCATATTATGCAACTAGGCTTAATAGTTTCCATTTGCTTCAACCTGATAACCATCAAGATTCTCCACTAAATGAAATGAGGAATTCCAATCTAGCTAATGATGATCCAAAGCCTGTTTTAAGATCAACAGTTTCAATGCGGGATGTACTCAGCAGGAAGCAAGTTATGCCTGAAGAATATGCAATGGCAAGGCCGACAGAAGGCCGTGAAGAACGACAGAAGGTCGCTTTGAGTCAAATGCTTCATGAACTGAGAGAGGATCTAACATTTCATCCCAGAGCTGAGAAAGATGGAAGTGATCAAAAGCAGTTGTTTGCACAAAGGAGAAAGTTCGGGTTCATTCACATATCATTGCCTATGACAAAACCAAGTAAGAAAAAGACTCAAGATTTCAACAATGCGATGCATTAG